A stretch of Patescibacteria group bacterium DNA encodes these proteins:
- a CDS encoding rod shape-determining protein: MSFLNRLLGRVAKDIGIDLGTANTLVYVKDRGIVINEPSVVAVNNRTDQILAVGHEAQRMVGKTPAHILAIRPLVDGIISDYEVTEKMLKYFMEKVRRERFSLLQRPRVVVSIPTEVTEVERKAVEDVVRSCGAREVYLVEQPMAGAIGTRLAVQEPTANMVVDIGGGTTEIAVISLAGIVTTRSLRLAGDELNKNIVQFAREQFNILLGERVAEEIKIKVGSAAPLDVPLETTMRGRDLVSGLPKEVIVTDTQIRQAMAKTIRTMIEHIRAILEVTPPELAADIYERGIVLLGGGALLRNLDVAISEATQIPVRIADDPLTCVVRGTGILLDNFEFLQNVAIPSSQELPYGA, from the coding sequence ATGAGCTTCCTCAATAGACTCCTCGGGCGGGTAGCAAAGGATATTGGTATTGATCTTGGCACCGCGAATACGCTCGTGTACGTAAAAGATCGCGGCATCGTTATTAACGAACCATCGGTTGTGGCGGTTAATAATCGGACTGATCAGATTCTGGCTGTTGGTCATGAAGCGCAGCGCATGGTCGGGAAAACTCCGGCCCATATTTTGGCCATTCGACCACTGGTTGATGGCATTATTTCTGACTATGAAGTAACCGAGAAGATGTTGAAGTATTTTATGGAGAAAGTACGCCGTGAGCGTTTCAGTCTACTGCAACGACCACGGGTCGTTGTATCAATTCCAACCGAAGTTACCGAAGTAGAGCGTAAGGCCGTAGAAGATGTTGTTCGTTCCTGCGGGGCACGAGAAGTCTATCTGGTTGAACAACCTATGGCCGGTGCGATTGGTACACGTCTGGCGGTGCAAGAGCCTACTGCCAACATGGTAGTAGATATTGGCGGCGGGACAACGGAAATCGCGGTCATTTCACTGGCGGGCATAGTGACGACTCGATCACTGCGGCTGGCCGGGGACGAACTTAATAAGAATATCGTGCAGTTTGCTCGTGAGCAGTTTAATATTTTACTTGGTGAACGGGTGGCGGAAGAAATAAAAATTAAAGTTGGCTCAGCAGCGCCGTTGGATGTTCCGCTCGAGACAACAATGCGCGGTCGAGATTTAGTGAGTGGTTTACCAAAAGAAGTCATCGTAACAGATACACAAATTCGTCAGGCTATGGCTAAGACGATTCGCACAATGATTGAACACATTCGTGCAATTCTTGAAGTAACACCACCGGAGTTAGCGGCTGATATTTACGAGCGAGGCATCGTGCTACTAGGTGGTGGGGCACTCCTTAGGAATCTGGACGTGGCCATTAGTGAAGCGACCCAGATTCCAGTTCGTATTGCTGACGACCCACTCACTTGTGTTGTGCGCGGTACCGGTATACTGCTTGATAACTTTGAATTTCTGCAGAACGTTGCTATCCCGTCATCGCAAGAATTGCCGTACGGGGCCTAG
- the mreC gene encoding rod shape-determining protein MreC, with product MQRRTLVVLLVGIVLAFLIESVPAVRLRVHGLLSFTTGIETWFASRLVTPGFLMGETDARITNLEQQVDALAVDAARLRQLTEENEALRALTGFSNVAGIRTVTALVIGRDPRDPQTVLRLNAGSKVGVREGAAVVSPHGNLIGIVASVTPTVSTVRLLTSHGLAIPVRVPGKPGVFGLLQSRDGLSLSVEQIARAEPVTVGDVVITNSSALGLPAAIPVGVIAAVRSTPEALWQEATIFPFTTTATVHIVSILVPDETP from the coding sequence ATGCAACGTCGAACACTCGTTGTCCTGCTCGTAGGAATTGTGCTGGCCTTTCTTATTGAAAGTGTTCCAGCGGTACGTCTTCGAGTTCATGGGCTGCTTAGCTTTACAACTGGCATTGAAACGTGGTTCGCATCTCGTCTTGTAACGCCAGGTTTTCTCATGGGTGAAACAGATGCCCGGATAACGAATCTTGAGCAGCAGGTTGATGCTTTGGCAGTGGACGCGGCACGGCTACGGCAACTGACTGAAGAGAATGAAGCACTGCGGGCGCTTACTGGTTTCTCGAACGTCGCTGGGATTCGTACCGTGACAGCGCTTGTCATTGGACGTGACCCTCGTGATCCACAAACCGTGCTTCGCCTGAATGCTGGATCAAAAGTTGGTGTTCGTGAAGGTGCTGCGGTTGTCTCACCGCACGGCAATCTTATCGGTATTGTCGCATCGGTCACCCCCACGGTAAGTACGGTTCGTTTACTCACAAGCCATGGGCTGGCTATACCGGTCCGTGTTCCCGGGAAGCCAGGTGTGTTCGGTTTACTACAAAGTCGAGACGGCTTATCACTTTCGGTTGAGCAGATTGCGAGAGCTGAACCGGTTACCGTTGGGGATGTAGTGATTACCAACAGTAGTGCACTCGGCCTACCAGCTGCCATACCGGTTGGCGTGATTGCAGCGGTTCGTTCTACACCAGAGGCGCTTTGGCAGGAAGCAACTATTTTTCCGTTTACCACGACGGCAACCGTACACATTGTAAGTATATTGGTCCCCGATGAGACACCGTAA
- the mrdA gene encoding penicillin-binding protein 2: MNPFPRFINNATVSRPQNVWVDADLAATGSQYLGHPLTARQRMVVGIILIATVAIMLGRAAQLQLFHGAAYRVLAEGNRIRTYTTLAPRGVVYDRYGIALTENTPQLSVALIPFDVPRDEPARAQLFQHVAAAVQTDPSIFFDKWNGFSSEQRRSVEPFIVIPNVEVEQGLQLQAMAPAWPGIVVLTTPRRDYIASRDGLYGLSHVVGYVSRVGDGELSSERGYARSDIVGRSGVEQAYETYLKGTNGRQEVEVDALGALQHIYAEVAPTPGNNVWLSIDSELQQVLEAAMLSGLGRAKGQRGVGVVLDPRNGEVLALASYPGFDANMFTEGNNGYAALAADPNQPLFNRVVQGRYPSGSTIKPFVAAAALEEKIITPLTSFLSTGGISVGQWFFPDWKAGGHGQTDVRKAIAESVNTFFYIIGGGYGDQPGLGIEALSAYEARFGFGAVTGIDLPGEVSGLLPTPAWKKEVKGESWYIGDTYHAAIGQGDVLVTPLQIAAATAILANGGKRITPHVLYEVEGHSDRKPPTEIIGIGLTEDTVAVVREGMRRTVTDGSARSLGTLPITAAGKTGTAEVGGDIATHAWFSGFAPYENPQLVITILLENVGEGSSFAVPVARDVLTWWAAHRAE, translated from the coding sequence ATGAATCCATTTCCTCGTTTTATAAATAACGCTACGGTTAGCCGTCCACAAAACGTGTGGGTTGATGCTGATTTGGCCGCTACTGGTTCGCAATATCTTGGCCACCCGTTAACCGCTCGGCAGCGCATGGTCGTTGGCATTATTTTGATAGCGACCGTAGCTATTATGCTTGGTCGTGCCGCGCAGCTCCAGCTTTTTCATGGCGCTGCATATAGGGTTTTGGCAGAAGGTAATCGTATTCGAACCTATACAACGTTAGCTCCTCGGGGTGTTGTCTATGATCGTTATGGTATTGCGTTGACCGAAAACACGCCGCAATTGTCAGTGGCGTTAATTCCGTTCGACGTACCACGAGATGAGCCGGCGAGAGCGCAACTATTTCAACACGTAGCGGCGGCTGTTCAAACGGATCCGAGTATTTTTTTCGATAAGTGGAATGGGTTTTCGTCAGAGCAACGACGTAGCGTAGAACCGTTTATTGTTATTCCGAACGTGGAAGTTGAACAGGGATTACAGTTGCAAGCCATGGCCCCAGCCTGGCCGGGCATTGTTGTTTTAACAACCCCTCGTCGGGACTACATTGCGTCACGCGACGGACTATACGGTCTTAGTCATGTTGTTGGCTACGTGAGCCGCGTTGGTGACGGTGAGTTATCAAGTGAACGTGGGTATGCTCGGAGTGATATTGTTGGCAGAAGTGGAGTTGAGCAAGCATACGAAACCTATTTGAAAGGGACGAATGGTCGGCAGGAAGTTGAAGTTGATGCGCTTGGTGCGCTGCAGCACATCTATGCCGAAGTAGCACCAACGCCGGGTAATAATGTCTGGCTGAGTATTGATAGTGAGTTGCAGCAGGTACTTGAAGCAGCAATGCTCAGTGGTCTTGGCCGAGCCAAAGGGCAACGCGGTGTTGGCGTTGTGCTTGATCCGAGAAATGGCGAGGTGCTTGCTTTGGCCAGCTATCCGGGGTTTGACGCCAATATGTTTACAGAAGGAAATAATGGCTACGCGGCGTTGGCCGCAGATCCTAATCAGCCGCTGTTTAATAGAGTAGTTCAAGGGCGATATCCTTCTGGTTCCACCATAAAGCCTTTTGTGGCGGCGGCGGCGCTTGAAGAAAAAATAATTACTCCACTTACTTCTTTTTTAAGTACGGGTGGTATCTCTGTTGGGCAATGGTTTTTTCCTGACTGGAAGGCGGGTGGTCATGGGCAGACTGATGTTCGTAAAGCTATAGCCGAGTCAGTAAACACGTTTTTCTATATTATTGGTGGGGGATACGGTGATCAGCCAGGATTGGGGATTGAAGCGCTTAGCGCGTATGAAGCTCGTTTTGGTTTCGGGGCAGTAACGGGCATTGATCTTCCTGGTGAAGTGAGCGGACTACTCCCAACACCGGCATGGAAAAAAGAAGTGAAAGGTGAATCTTGGTATATTGGGGATACGTATCACGCCGCGATTGGTCAAGGAGACGTTTTGGTAACGCCATTGCAGATAGCAGCAGCGACGGCCATTCTCGCAAATGGTGGTAAACGTATTACGCCACACGTGTTGTATGAAGTTGAAGGGCACAGCGATAGGAAACCGCCTACCGAAATTATTGGAATCGGTCTTACCGAGGACACCGTGGCAGTGGTTCGAGAAGGTATGCGGCGCACGGTTACTGATGGCAGTGCTCGTTCGCTTGGCACGCTGCCTATTACTGCGGCAGGAAAAACCGGTACGGCCGAAGTGGGTGGTGACATAGCGACACATGCATGGTTTAGTGGCTTTGCCCCCTATGAGAACCCACAGCTCGTCATCACTATTCTATTGGAAAACGTAGGTGAAGGAAGCAGTTTTGCTGTTCCGGTTGCGCGTGATGTCCTTACCTGGTGGGCGGCGCATCGCGCCGAGTAG
- a CDS encoding ABC transporter substrate-binding protein produces the protein MVRFLGSLGTAIIVGLFATFAWQSYMHARLPNELRVGVTSLATGQLIHAVDLRDNFSARNLRVTVVTVENEDTLLTMLSAGTIDGAVVSMSAPIVLRSRGVATKVVASMDYSAGSDAIVAHGDITRVADLANAQIGYGSQGNDVVLLREALRRGKISTVEGHSIVQPMSDSANAFVAGELDAAVLTDPYLGQALRRENSRVLFSTRETPGLLPTVIIFRTVVLETKRPQVGAFLAGWFATMDDYETSSILRRRLLAVVAVATGQTLEGVSEALNNRRLSTFADNGLAFTHFGDPVSLYTSAERFFVALNVGSFDAAAVDALFDPSFVRGGLRAFGKVEK, from the coding sequence ATGGTGCGTTTTCTTGGTAGTTTAGGGACAGCAATAATTGTCGGACTCTTTGCTACCTTTGCCTGGCAATCATATATGCACGCTCGTTTACCAAACGAGCTGCGAGTTGGCGTTACCTCACTCGCGACCGGGCAACTTATCCATGCTGTTGACTTGCGAGATAATTTTAGCGCTAGGAATTTGCGGGTTACAGTTGTCACTGTTGAAAATGAGGATACGTTGCTTACGATGCTCTCAGCCGGAACGATTGACGGAGCTGTAGTATCCATGTCCGCTCCAATTGTTTTACGTAGCCGTGGTGTTGCGACGAAGGTAGTGGCAAGCATGGATTATTCGGCCGGGAGTGACGCGATTGTTGCTCATGGCGACATAACTCGGGTCGCGGATTTGGCTAACGCGCAAATCGGGTATGGGTCTCAGGGAAATGATGTGGTGCTGCTACGCGAGGCACTTCGTCGGGGAAAAATTAGCACAGTTGAAGGTCATAGCATCGTGCAACCTATGTCAGACTCGGCGAATGCGTTTGTCGCCGGTGAATTAGATGCGGCAGTGCTCACTGATCCGTATCTCGGTCAGGCCTTGCGACGAGAGAATAGTCGCGTACTCTTTTCAACGAGAGAAACGCCAGGGCTTCTGCCTACCGTCATTATATTTCGTACAGTCGTGCTGGAAACAAAACGGCCGCAGGTTGGTGCTTTTTTGGCAGGCTGGTTTGCCACCATGGACGATTATGAGACATCCTCAATACTTCGCCGTCGGCTCTTAGCAGTTGTGGCGGTTGCCACCGGTCAAACTCTGGAAGGAGTCAGTGAGGCATTGAATAACCGTCGATTATCCACATTTGCAGATAATGGACTCGCCTTTACGCATTTTGGTGACCCAGTGTCCTTGTATACCAGCGCCGAGCGATTTTTTGTGGCGCTTAATGTGGGAAGCTTTGACGCAGCTGCGGTTGACGCACTCTTTGATCCGTCGTTTGTTCGGGGTGGCTTACGAGCCTTTGGTAAAGTGGAGAAGTAA
- the trxB gene encoding thioredoxin-disulfide reductase codes for MSTQESLIVIGSGPAGLTAAIYAARGGLSPLVIAGPQPGGQLTITTDVEDFPGFPDGIQGPELMDRMRQQATRFGVRFIDSSVTAVNFQRKPFAVMVGETQYEARAVVIATGASAKWLGLESEQRLIGHGVSSCAVCDGFFFRGKPIAINGGGDTAAKEALYLAKICERVTLIHRRPELRAQQVLQDRLRATPNIDLRLGYEVEEVLGDTTVTGVRIRATTGEQETVLVSGFFVAIGHIPNTVPFCEAVRCDAAGYILSEDGVHTSVPGIFVAGDVQDRLYRQAVTAAGMGCRAAMEAAEYLETHD; via the coding sequence ATGAGCACACAGGAATCGTTGATTGTCATAGGTTCTGGTCCGGCTGGACTAACTGCGGCTATTTATGCGGCTCGTGGTGGGCTCTCGCCACTCGTTATTGCCGGCCCGCAACCTGGCGGCCAACTAACTATTACCACTGATGTTGAAGATTTTCCTGGTTTTCCAGATGGTATCCAGGGACCAGAATTGATGGATCGTATGCGACAGCAAGCGACGAGATTTGGCGTTCGATTTATCGATAGCTCTGTTACGGCGGTTAACTTTCAGCGCAAACCATTTGCAGTGATGGTAGGGGAAACACAGTATGAGGCTCGTGCCGTTGTTATTGCTACTGGCGCGTCAGCCAAATGGTTAGGGCTAGAAAGTGAGCAGCGATTGATTGGCCACGGCGTTTCAAGTTGCGCCGTGTGCGACGGTTTTTTCTTTCGAGGGAAGCCGATTGCCATTAACGGCGGCGGCGATACGGCTGCCAAAGAGGCGTTGTACCTCGCCAAAATATGTGAGCGAGTGACCCTTATTCATCGTCGGCCTGAGCTTCGCGCTCAGCAAGTGCTTCAAGATCGTTTGCGGGCAACGCCAAACATTGATCTTCGTTTAGGGTATGAGGTGGAAGAGGTGCTCGGGGACACAACGGTAACTGGTGTCCGTATTCGCGCTACTACGGGCGAGCAAGAGACGGTGCTGGTGAGTGGCTTCTTTGTTGCTATTGGCCACATTCCAAACACAGTTCCTTTCTGTGAGGCGGTTCGCTGCGACGCGGCGGGTTACATTCTTAGTGAAGATGGTGTACACACCAGCGTGCCGGGCATTTTTGTTGCTGGCGACGTTCAAGACAGACTCTATCGACAAGCGGTTACGGCGGCTGGCATGGGCTGTCGAGCGGCCATGGAGGCAGCTGAGTATCTCGAAACACATGACTAA
- the rsmI gene encoding 16S rRNA (cytidine(1402)-2'-O)-methyltransferase: MTKLYVVATPIGNLGDITIRAQEVLKTVPVVLAEDTRRTRTLLSHLGAHPKLVSYHQHTSPAKSKALVRLLEQSDVALVTDAGTPGIADPGGQFVAAVVETYGDSVQVVPLPGASALAAAASIAGCSMDRFVFAGYPPHKKGRATFFDGVATHAMAVIFYESPHRISKALQAVAERQPERQIVVCRELTKQFETIQRSSAREAADRIADGEHRGEFVVVLHPVGKE, translated from the coding sequence ATGACTAAGCTGTACGTAGTAGCGACGCCCATTGGCAACTTGGGGGACATAACCATTCGCGCCCAAGAAGTGCTGAAAACTGTACCAGTCGTCCTTGCTGAGGACACACGTCGAACGCGAACGTTATTGTCACACCTTGGCGCGCATCCAAAATTGGTTAGCTACCATCAGCACACCAGTCCGGCTAAGAGCAAAGCGCTCGTCCGTTTACTTGAGCAATCAGATGTGGCGCTGGTAACAGATGCGGGCACGCCTGGCATCGCTGACCCTGGCGGGCAGTTTGTTGCTGCTGTTGTTGAAACGTATGGCGATAGTGTTCAGGTTGTTCCTCTCCCTGGTGCCTCGGCCTTAGCTGCAGCGGCGTCGATAGCTGGTTGTTCAATGGATCGGTTTGTTTTTGCTGGCTATCCACCCCATAAGAAGGGTCGAGCAACTTTTTTTGACGGTGTGGCGACCCATGCAATGGCAGTCATTTTTTATGAATCGCCGCATCGAATTTCAAAGGCATTGCAGGCAGTGGCTGAACGGCAGCCGGAGCGACAGATTGTTGTTTGTCGCGAATTAACTAAGCAATTTGAGACTATTCAACGGAGTTCGGCTCGCGAAGCCGCAGATCGTATTGCTGACGGTGAGCATCGGGGTGAGTTCGTTGTCGTGCTTCACCCAGTGGGAAAGGAATAG